In a single window of the Hydrogenobaculum sp. 3684 genome:
- a CDS encoding polysaccharide deacetylase family protein — translation MGVMVFCYHKIFPKKSYDVNLSLFQKHINILDRFYEVLSLEELKAYIDGLYTPKKPAVVLTFDDGYVDNFIYAYPILKKYKKRAIIFPIYSRLLKEDIKRPTLFDYWEGKVSLKDLYKPLGAGEANKEFFEKGISYDFLSFEELRSMLDVFDVGSHGITHTKTFIDQKPIDIYNAKNYHYSLSSIYNPLKEGLPIYPSKSDLSHPKAFIPNSVYELLEKNKDKNLFNIYTKSLKLSFETTDEYRERVRHELKTSKEGLEKALGIKIISFAYPFGDMSDILKEEASKYFYMAFSTKKKPVYPHQDRYDIGRITAVKDIFTFLKNIIYYPTNLYRFFNK, via the coding sequence ATGGGCGTAATGGTATTTTGCTATCACAAGATATTTCCAAAAAAATCTTACGATGTTAATTTATCTTTATTTCAAAAGCATATAAACATTTTGGATAGATTTTACGAGGTCCTTAGTTTAGAAGAACTAAAAGCATATATAGACGGGCTTTATACACCTAAAAAACCAGCTGTGGTGCTCACCTTTGACGATGGTTATGTAGATAATTTTATATACGCTTATCCTATACTTAAAAAATACAAAAAAAGAGCTATCATATTTCCCATATATTCAAGGCTTTTAAAAGAAGATATAAAAAGACCAACCCTTTTTGATTATTGGGAAGGAAAAGTCTCATTAAAAGACCTTTATAAACCCTTAGGGGCTGGTGAGGCCAACAAAGAGTTTTTTGAAAAAGGTATATCTTACGACTTTTTGAGCTTTGAAGAGTTAAGGTCTATGCTTGATGTGTTTGATGTAGGCTCTCACGGGATCACCCATACAAAAACCTTTATAGATCAAAAACCAATAGACATATACAATGCTAAAAACTATCACTATTCACTTTCTTCTATTTACAATCCACTAAAAGAAGGCCTTCCTATATACCCTTCAAAAAGCGATTTATCTCATCCTAAAGCTTTTATACCAAACTCAGTTTATGAGCTTTTAGAAAAAAATAAAGATAAAAACTTATTTAATATTTATACTAAAAGCCTAAAACTTTCTTTTGAAACAACAGATGAGTACAGAGAAAGGGTAAGGCATGAGCTAAAAACCTCAAAAGAGGGTTTAGAAAAAGCCCTTGGTATAAAAATAATATCTTTTGCCTATCCATTCGGGGATATGTCAGACATTTTAAAAGAAGAGGCTTCAAAGTATTTTTATATGGCTTTTAGTACTAAGAAAAAACCAGTATATCCACATCAAGATAGATACGATATAGGTCGTATAACAGCGGTAAAAGATATATTTACATTTCTAAAAAACATCATATATTATCCTACAAATTTGTACAGATTTTTTAACAAATAA
- a CDS encoding ribonucleotide-diphosphate reductase subunit beta produces the protein MEVMKKDGKVCQSYTYKLDSVVYPEILNLYTKAKNNYWIPEEYDLANDKHEFYEKLNDIERHYMLYTVGFFSSAEGWVGQNILEISKRIRNTETRMFLGYQLMEEMKHIDTFRYIMDGLDLKPHEVYAMHENVKEIKRKADFEVKRAMALCEEPTEENLIEDIFVYYAILEGLFFFSGFVTPLAFGRRGVLKNVAALVRWILKDETRHLAFGIYLLNELLKDKNKNDYKDKFRVLMEEAVDIETEYARVAMPEKIIGLSFETYTSYVRYLADRRMRSLGFEAIYGQKNPMKWLTTQTDLPDLTNFFEAKVDY, from the coding sequence ATGGAAGTAATGAAGAAAGACGGTAAGGTTTGTCAATCTTATACATATAAGCTAGATTCCGTAGTGTATCCTGAGATTTTAAACCTTTATACAAAAGCCAAAAACAACTACTGGATACCGGAAGAATACGACCTTGCGAACGATAAACACGAATTTTATGAAAAGCTAAATGATATAGAACGTCATTACATGCTCTACACAGTTGGATTTTTCTCTTCAGCAGAAGGCTGGGTTGGACAAAACATACTGGAGATTTCAAAACGCATAAGAAACACAGAAACAAGGATGTTTTTAGGATATCAGCTAATGGAAGAGATGAAACACATAGATACGTTTAGATACATAATGGATGGTCTTGATTTAAAACCTCACGAAGTATACGCAATGCATGAAAACGTCAAAGAAATAAAAAGAAAGGCTGATTTTGAAGTTAAACGTGCGATGGCTCTTTGCGAAGAACCTACCGAGGAAAACCTTATAGAGGATATATTTGTATATTATGCAATTTTAGAAGGGTTGTTTTTCTTTAGCGGTTTTGTGACACCTCTTGCCTTTGGAAGAAGAGGCGTGCTTAAAAATGTAGCTGCTTTAGTAAGGTGGATATTAAAAGATGAGACAAGACATTTGGCTTTTGGTATTTATCTTCTCAATGAGCTTCTAAAAGACAAAAATAAAAACGATTACAAGGACAAGTTTAGAGTTCTTATGGAAGAGGCTGTGGATATAGAAACTGAGTACGCAAGAGTAGCTATGCCAGAAAAGATAATAGGACTTTCTTTTGAAACTTATACATCTTATGTCAGGTATCTGGCGGACAGACGGATGCGCTCTCTTGGTTTTGAAGCTATATACGGTCAAAAGAACCCCATGAAATGGCTAACCACTCAAACAGACTTACCAGACCTCACAAACTTCTTTGAAGCAAAAGTGGATTACTAA
- the ispG gene encoding flavodoxin-dependent (E)-4-hydroxy-3-methylbut-2-enyl-diphosphate synthase — protein sequence MIKRRKTREITLGTLKIGGNNPIVVQSMTSTKTHDIEATISQIDRLITAGCEAIRVAVPAKEDAEALKEIIKYSKVPIIADIHFVPNMAFLSMEAGAHGIRINPGNINKKEIVRDIVLEAKRRNICVRLGVNSGSLEKHLLEKYGYPSAEALAESALNWSEFFESLGFYNFKVSIKGSDVIQNAVANEIFAEKTDIPLHIGITEAGMGTQGMVKSSVGLGILLYKGIGDTIRVSLTDEPEKEVEVAYEILKSLGLKKKGIDIVSCPTCGRIEVNLPDVVKQVQEALKDKDLSIKVAIMGCAVNAIGEASHADVGLACMKGGALLFKDGKILKKVTEENMVSELLETIEKYYQEV from the coding sequence ATGATAAAAAGACGTAAAACTAGAGAAATTACGTTAGGTACTCTAAAAATAGGGGGAAATAATCCCATCGTAGTCCAGTCCATGACATCTACGAAAACCCACGATATAGAAGCTACCATCTCTCAAATAGATAGGCTTATAACAGCAGGGTGTGAAGCCATAAGAGTAGCGGTGCCAGCTAAAGAAGATGCCGAGGCTCTCAAAGAGATAATAAAATACTCTAAAGTGCCTATAATAGCAGATATTCATTTTGTGCCTAACATGGCATTTTTATCTATGGAAGCTGGAGCTCACGGCATCAGAATAAACCCAGGCAATATAAACAAAAAAGAGATAGTAAGAGATATAGTCCTAGAGGCAAAAAGAAGAAATATTTGCGTAAGACTTGGAGTTAACTCTGGTTCTTTAGAAAAACATCTTTTGGAAAAATATGGGTATCCAAGCGCTGAAGCTCTTGCAGAAAGCGCTCTTAACTGGTCAGAATTTTTTGAGTCTTTAGGCTTTTACAACTTTAAAGTGTCTATAAAAGGTTCAGATGTAATTCAAAATGCTGTTGCCAACGAAATATTTGCAGAAAAAACCGATATACCTCTACATATAGGTATAACAGAGGCAGGAATGGGTACCCAAGGGATGGTAAAATCTTCCGTAGGGCTTGGTATATTGCTTTACAAAGGTATAGGAGATACCATCAGAGTATCCCTAACGGATGAACCAGAAAAAGAAGTAGAAGTAGCTTACGAAATTTTAAAAAGTTTAGGGCTAAAGAAAAAGGGTATAGATATAGTCTCTTGTCCTACGTGCGGTAGAATAGAAGTAAACTTACCCGATGTTGTAAAACAGGTCCAAGAAGCTTTAAAAGACAAAGATTTATCTATAAAGGTTGCAATAATGGGCTGTGCGGTAAACGCCATAGGTGAGGCTTCCCACGCAGATGTGGGGTTAGCTTGTATGAAAGGGGGCGCTTTGTTGTTTAAAGATGGTAAAATCTTAAAAAAAGTTACCGAAGAAAATATGGTATCAGAGCTTTTAGAAACAATAGAAAAATACTATCAGGAGGTATAA
- the hfq gene encoding RNA chaperone Hfq produces MTENLQDKILEDAKEKGIEVVIYLTRGNRIVGKVLDQDKYTVLLKSESGTNLIYKHAISTVVIEEASEN; encoded by the coding sequence ATGACAGAGAATTTACAGGACAAAATCTTGGAGGATGCCAAAGAAAAAGGCATCGAGGTAGTGATATACCTCACAAGGGGGAACAGAATAGTAGGTAAAGTGCTTGACCAGGACAAATACACTGTACTTTTGAAATCCGAAAGCGGTACAAACTTGATTTACAAGCATGCAATAAGCACAGTAGTCATAGAAGAGGCGTCTGAAAATTGA
- the hflX gene encoding GTPase HflX, with the protein MIKAISVALQLRHQTRNQVLESLEELEGLVEAIGGKSVGYLVKKRDFPDASTLVGSSYLNLIKELVEGTGSNAVVFDEFLSPSQVRNIESFLGVSVLDRANVVFEIFMARAKTQQAKLQIELAKLTYELPRLYGVGTKLSRQSGKMGTRGPGEQLIEIKRRAIQKRIHKIKEEIEQIKKHHKEQRKNRLKTNYLKVALVGYTNAGKSSLMKALTKKNVFISDMLFATLDTKVGTSFVDGEKIFITDTVGFIDRLPPELVESFKTTLEEVTLADLLVFVVDISDHRWLKKIDVVNKILEDIGVKDKPILYVFNKIDKLVSSKEDILGFEKEFFFEKPYVLVSSEKDWNIDVLLERIKSYYKAHFDLGYIYA; encoded by the coding sequence TTGATAAAAGCTATATCTGTAGCCTTACAGTTAAGACATCAAACAAGAAATCAAGTTTTAGAATCATTAGAAGAGTTAGAAGGCTTAGTTGAGGCTATAGGTGGCAAAAGCGTAGGATACCTTGTAAAGAAAAGAGATTTTCCAGATGCTTCAACGCTTGTGGGAAGCTCATACTTAAATCTCATAAAAGAGCTTGTGGAGGGCACTGGCTCAAATGCAGTGGTGTTCGATGAGTTTTTAAGCCCATCTCAGGTTAGAAATATAGAATCTTTTTTAGGAGTAAGCGTCCTTGACAGAGCAAACGTAGTTTTTGAGATTTTCATGGCAAGAGCTAAAACCCAACAAGCAAAACTTCAGATAGAACTAGCCAAACTCACCTATGAACTACCAAGACTTTACGGCGTTGGTACAAAACTATCAAGGCAAAGCGGTAAGATGGGCACCAGAGGACCCGGTGAGCAACTCATAGAAATAAAAAGAAGAGCTATACAAAAACGCATACACAAAATAAAAGAAGAAATAGAACAAATAAAAAAACATCACAAAGAGCAAAGAAAGAACAGGCTTAAAACAAATTACTTAAAAGTAGCTTTGGTAGGCTACACAAACGCCGGGAAATCATCGTTGATGAAAGCCCTTACCAAAAAAAACGTTTTTATAAGCGATATGCTTTTTGCCACTCTTGATACAAAGGTAGGTACAAGCTTTGTAGACGGAGAAAAAATATTTATAACAGATACCGTAGGCTTTATAGATAGATTACCACCAGAGTTGGTAGAGTCTTTCAAAACCACTTTAGAAGAGGTAACGCTTGCAGATTTGCTTGTTTTTGTAGTAGATATATCAGACCATAGATGGTTAAAGAAAATAGATGTAGTAAACAAAATTTTGGAAGATATAGGCGTTAAAGATAAACCTATTTTGTACGTATTTAATAAAATCGATAAGTTGGTAAGCTCCAAAGAAGATATCCTTGGTTTTGAAAAAGAGTTTTTCTTTGAAAAACCTTACGTTTTGGTATCCAGCGAAAAAGATTGGAACATAGACGTCTTATTGGAGCGTATCAAATCATACTACAAAGCTCATTTTGACTTAGGTTATATATATGCATAA